The genomic stretch TAGCATACCCGTTTGCTCTGCACTGCCTGTTTGTGCTTTAAGGTACAAAGGCATTAACCCATAAATAGGCGCCATTAACATACCAGAAACTAAACATCCTAAAATGGCAGGACGGCTTAGTGTTTTTAGTTCAGCAAACTTGATCTTTTGGTGCCCAGTGCAATCAGGCTGCCCCACCTTGATTAATAACGGCGGTAAAATAGCAACCAACAATACACCTATCACTATGCTGTAAGGAAAGATCCCAACAGCCCCTATAGGAACAAGTGCTAACTGGCCTAATGCATTACCACCGTATAAAGAGGTCATGTATAAACCTAAACGTTTAGCGCGTTGTTTTGCGGTGTCGGCCATTAATAACCAAGACTCAACAACAACAAATACCCCTGCTACGGCAACACCGGCAATAAAACGAGCCGCTAACCAGGTTGCTGCACTTGGTAATGCGATCATCAAAAAGATCGATAACAGCAGTACACTTAAAAACAAAATAAACGCAAGGCGGTGCCCCATTCTTGCGACGACACTTTCTATCTGTAATGACCCGATTAATAGTCCCAGATAAAAGATACTTGCCAACCAAGGTGTTAATGTAAGACTTAGTCCAAAAGATTGCAAAGATAACGGAATTAGGCTCATTAAAAAGCCCGATGCAATAGCAAAAAATGACAAACCGACAACAGGTACAAATGTGCTGTTTTTTGGGTTTGTGCAGGCGAATGTTCCCACCTTGTATCCTCAAGTTAAATTGTTTAAATATAGGTTAAGCCGCTATATGTGTACCAGTCACTGGTTACTGCATATTTCGGCGAGACTTTAATCCTAATTTAATGTGATGTAAAGTTTATTTTCAATAAAACAT from Moritella marina ATCC 15381 encodes the following:
- a CDS encoding MFS transporter is translated as MGTFACTNPKNSTFVPVVGLSFFAIASGFLMSLIPLSLQSFGLSLTLTPWLASIFYLGLLIGSLQIESVVARMGHRLAFILFLSVLLLSIFLMIALPSAATWLAARFIAGVAVAGVFVVVESWLLMADTAKQRAKRLGLYMTSLYGGNALGQLALVPIGAVGIFPYSIVIGVLLVAILPPLLIKVGQPDCTGHQKIKFAELKTLSRPAILGCLVSGMLMAPIYGLMPLYLKAQTGSAEQTGMLMAIIILGGMLVQPIVSYLSPKMSKTLLMSLFCLLGVLGVIGILTTHDSVLLSSSYMLLGASVFSLYPVAISLACDSLGVSKIVAATEIMLLSYSAGSVAGPVVAQSFKHYNNGLIMYLGVCMLTMCIYMLIKSATSKPSDHSAIPQ